From a region of the Procambarus clarkii isolate CNS0578487 chromosome 2, FALCON_Pclarkii_2.0, whole genome shotgun sequence genome:
- the LOC123762405 gene encoding saposin-like protein 11, with the protein MLIPITVTPCSSPSLLPHAHPHHCYPMLIPITVTPCSSPSLLPHAHPYHCYPMLIPITVTPCSSPSLLPHAHPHHCYPMLIPITVTPCSSLSLLPHAHPHHCYPMFIPITVTPCSSPSLLPHAHPHLCYPMLILISVTPCSSPSLLPHVHPHHCYPMLIPITVTPCSSSSLLPHAHPHLCYPMLIPITVTPCSSPSLLPHAHPYHCYPMLIPITVTPCSSPSLLPHAHPHHCYPMLIPITVTPCSSLSLLPHAHPHHCYPMFIPITVTPCSSPSLLPHAHPHLCYPMLILISVTPCSSPSLLPHAHPHHCYPMLILISVTPCSSSSLLPHAHPHHCYPMFIPITVTPCSSPTPSYMPYFSADIKTWIVILPSR; encoded by the coding sequence ATGCTCATCCCCATCACTGTTACCCCATGCTCATCCCCATCACTGTTACCCCATGCTCATCCCCATCACTGTTACCCCATGCTCATCCCCATCACTGTTACCCCATGCTCATCCCCATCACTGTTACCCCATGCTCATCCCTATCACTGTTACCCCATGCTCATCCCCATCACTGTTACCCCATGTTCATCCCCATCACTGTTACCCCATGCTCATCCCCATCACTGTTACCCCATGCTCATCCCCATCACTGTTACCCCATGCTCATCCCTATCACTGTTACCCCATGCTCATCCCCATCACTGTTACCCCATGTTCATCCCCATCACTGTTACCCCATGCTCATCCCCATCACTGTTACCCCATGCTCATCCTCATCTCTGTTACCCCATGCTCATCCTCATCTCTGTTACCCCATGCTCATCCCCATCACTGTTACCCCATGTTCATCCCCATCACTGTTACCCCATGCTCATCCCCATCACTGTTACCCCATGCTCATCCTCATCTCTGTTACCCCATGCTCATCCTCATCTCTGTTACCCCATGCTCATCCCCATCACTGTTACCCCATGTTCATCCCCATCACTGTTACCCCATGCTCATCCCTATCACTGTTACCCCATGCTCATCCCCATCACTGTTACCCCATGTTCATCCCCATCACTGTTACCCCATGCTCATCCCCATCACTGTTACCCCATGCTCATCCCCATCACTGTTACCCCATGCTCATCCCTATCACTGTTACCCCATGCTCATCCCCATCACTGTTACCCCATGTTCATCCCCATCACTGTTACCCCATGCTCATCCCCATCACTGTTACCCCATGCTCATCCTCATCTCTGTTACCCCATGCTCATCCTCATCTCTGTTACCCCATGCTCATCCCCATCACTGTTACCCCATGCTCATCCCCATCACTGTTACCCCATGCTCATCCTCATCTCTGTTACCCCATGCTCATCCTCATCTCTGTTACCCCATGCTCATCCCCATCACTGTTACCCCATGTTCATCCCCATCACTGTTACCCCATGCTCATCCCCAACACCAAGTTACATGCCGTACTTCTCTGCCGATATAAAAACGTGGATCGTAATTCTTCCTTCACGGTAA